The following proteins are co-located in the Trichormus variabilis 0441 genome:
- a CDS encoding class I SAM-dependent methyltransferase — protein sequence MTNLGTAKNFWDATLYQDKHSFVWQYGEDLLQLLNPQPGEFILDLGCGTGQLTEKIAQSGAEVLGTDNAATMIEKARQNYPHLHFDVADARNFRVDKPLDAVFSNAMLHWVKEPEAAIASIHQALKSGGRFVAEFGGKGNIKYILEALYNALETLGIHNPQALNPWYFPSIGEYVNILEKQGFDVTYAALFNRPTTLAEGEFGMANWIQMFASAFLVGLTPDQQVQLIRKVEATLQDKLYHQESWTADYRRIRIVSIKAQ from the coding sequence ATGACTAATCTTGGGACAGCAAAAAATTTTTGGGATGCAACCTTGTATCAAGATAAACACAGTTTCGTATGGCAATATGGCGAAGACTTGCTGCAATTACTCAATCCCCAACCAGGAGAATTTATTTTAGATTTAGGTTGTGGTACTGGACAACTGACGGAAAAAATTGCCCAATCTGGTGCAGAGGTTTTGGGAACTGATAATGCAGCCACAATGATTGAGAAGGCTAGACAAAACTATCCTCATTTGCATTTCGATGTTGCTGATGCGCGAAACTTTCGAGTAGATAAACCATTAGATGCCGTATTTTCCAATGCGATGCTGCATTGGGTAAAAGAGCCAGAAGCAGCGATCGCCAGCATACATCAAGCATTAAAATCAGGAGGCCGCTTTGTAGCTGAGTTTGGTGGCAAGGGTAATATAAAATACATTCTTGAGGCTTTATACAATGCTTTAGAAACCCTTGGTATTCATAACCCACAAGCACTAAATCCTTGGTATTTTCCCAGCATTGGTGAATACGTTAATATACTAGAAAAACAAGGATTTGATGTTACCTATGCAGCTTTATTTAACCGTCCCACTACCTTAGCAGAAGGTGAATTCGGTATGGCAAACTGGATTCAAATGTTCGCCAGTGCTTTTTTAGTAGGACTAACTCCAGACCAACAAGTACAATTAATTCGTAAGGTAGAAGCTACTCTCCAAGACAAACTTTATCACCAAGAATCTTGGACAGCAGATTATCGAAGAATCCGTATAGTCTCTATCAAAGCTCAATAA
- a CDS encoding GNAT family N-acetyltransferase, which yields MANFAENDIIYVRELGIDDIALVYHLGEELFTSDLYPYLYRTWDEWEVIGLYNTDPEYCLVAETDGELAGFILGTIITKASWTYGYILWLGVNPKFQRQGVADKLVDKVVARMIEDGARFMLVDTDPTNTPAVKFFNRKGFGNIRQHIFLSMNLSKHPYYGRLIDYEHQKAERAGYRRSRPAIRARKADGVANEVVINPLINENQISDEQSPL from the coding sequence ATGGCAAACTTTGCTGAAAATGATATTATTTACGTGCGCGAATTAGGCATAGATGATATAGCCCTTGTATATCATTTAGGAGAAGAACTATTTACTAGTGATTTATATCCTTACCTTTATCGTACTTGGGATGAATGGGAAGTAATTGGACTATATAACACAGATCCAGAATACTGTTTAGTTGCCGAAACAGATGGAGAACTAGCAGGATTTATTCTAGGAACTATTATTACAAAGGCATCTTGGACTTATGGATACATTTTATGGCTAGGAGTAAATCCTAAATTTCAACGTCAGGGAGTTGCTGACAAATTAGTTGATAAAGTTGTGGCTCGGATGATTGAAGATGGGGCGCGATTTATGCTAGTAGATACTGACCCCACAAATACACCAGCAGTTAAATTTTTCAACCGCAAAGGTTTTGGTAATATCCGCCAACATATCTTCCTATCCATGAATTTAAGCAAGCATCCCTATTATGGCAGACTCATTGACTACGAACATCAAAAAGCTGAGAGAGCAGGTTATAGGCGTTCTCGTCCTGCTATTCGGGCGCGTAAAGCGGATGGAGTTGCTAACGAGGTAGTCATTAATCCCTTAATCAATGAAAATCAAATTAGTGATGAACAAAGTCCACTTTAA
- a CDS encoding LysR family transcriptional regulator translates to MELRHLRYFVTLAEELHFGKAAERLHIAQPPLSQQIRQLEIELGFDLFHRTKRTVRLTEAGQVFLGEVQQILQQLQQAIQLGQTSSRGEVGQLIVGFVSSAAYNILPIILRNFRACTPAVKLELHEMTTDQQLEWLREGGIDIGFIRPPVEENIFNWETIFQESLMVALPETHLLANQFNIPLTSLGNESFILFPRKIAPGLYDLIISLCQQAGFSPHVAQEAIQMQTTVSLVAADMGIAIVPASLQNLQRTGVVYKNIQEATAKVALAMTWRKNETSPTLQRFLHTVRALRECF, encoded by the coding sequence ATGGAATTACGACACCTACGCTACTTCGTCACTTTGGCAGAAGAACTTCACTTTGGCAAAGCAGCAGAGAGACTGCATATTGCCCAACCTCCCCTCAGCCAACAAATTCGCCAGCTAGAGATAGAATTAGGGTTTGACCTGTTTCACCGTACTAAAAGAACTGTGCGGTTAACAGAGGCAGGACAAGTGTTTTTAGGTGAAGTGCAGCAAATTCTCCAGCAGTTGCAGCAAGCAATTCAATTAGGGCAAACAAGCAGTCGGGGCGAAGTTGGACAGTTGATTGTTGGTTTTGTTAGTTCAGCCGCGTATAACATTTTGCCAATTATTCTCCGAAATTTTCGTGCTTGTACTCCAGCAGTCAAATTAGAATTACACGAAATGACGACAGACCAACAACTAGAATGGTTGAGGGAAGGTGGTATAGATATAGGTTTTATCCGTCCCCCTGTTGAAGAGAACATATTTAACTGGGAGACAATTTTTCAAGAGTCGCTAATGGTAGCTTTACCTGAAACACATCTACTGGCAAATCAATTCAATATTCCTTTAACATCTTTGGGGAATGAGTCATTTATTCTATTTCCGAGAAAAATAGCGCCCGGACTCTACGATTTAATTATCAGTCTTTGTCAACAAGCAGGTTTTAGTCCTCATGTCGCCCAAGAAGCCATCCAAATGCAAACTACCGTCAGTTTAGTAGCAGCAGATATGGGGATAGCTATTGTCCCTGCATCTTTGCAAAATCTACAACGAACCGGAGTAGTTTATAAAAATATCCAAGAAGCCACTGCAAAAGTTGCATTAGCAATGACTTGGCGCAAAAACGAAACATCGCCAACTTTACAGAGATTTCTGCACACAGTTCGAGCGCTTCGGGAGTGTTTTTAA
- the recJ gene encoding single-stranded-DNA-specific exonuclease RecJ, whose translation MQWIITATEQPPEWFIQAVQKYAATSKGIYAAQLLWQRGIKQESQLAAFINFKTYQPASAFEFGQEIQLAVARLQQARNKGEKIAIWGDFDADGITATAVLWDGLGQFFQQHQQLDYYIPNRLKESHGLNEAGIANLAKQGCTLIVTCDTGSTNIDEIIYAQKLGIDIIVTDHHTLPPERPPVTAIINPRYLPNEHQLFHLSGVGVAYKLIEALYKSLPDVPQNPLEDLLDLVAVGLIADLVQLSGDCRYLAQLGIQRLQADFQQPPAARRRPGVGRLLELCQRSGDRPTDISFGLGPRINAVSRIQGDASFCVELLTSRDINRCHQLAEVTELANTRRKSLQKDVQAQVTQKLTQLDLSTTSVIVLEDPQWPAGVLGLVAGQVAQETGRPTILLSTEGLENEQDSSPSLARGSARSVNSVDLYQLVKHQAHLLHRFGGHPFAAGLSLLAQNIPLFTQAINQQLRQTLGSVNLTPTVQADIAVTVADLGKELFLELKLLEPCGMGNPVPKLLIQNCWFENAWHRNQQDSQGKKVQYIKAEFDIRDDSSKNPFPGIWWGHYKDELPIGRCDCIAELDYNTFKKRYEIRLIAVRPNPNSELKTQHSTQILDWRNLPSPQSPAPNTQSLILEECPMNWDDLRAWWRRSLYNNQQLVLAWSKPSLQPPQEIWLTLVGIAKYLSRTNQLATRIQILEKLKISDRSLLLGIKALKYWGFTVTRQDRSLQFIWSPNTIIDSSADTAIAEFLATVSEEQFQQKYFAEVPLSTVMAMVNRV comes from the coding sequence ATGCAGTGGATTATAACAGCGACCGAACAACCACCAGAATGGTTTATCCAAGCCGTGCAGAAGTATGCAGCTACATCTAAAGGGATATATGCAGCACAATTATTATGGCAACGAGGAATAAAACAAGAATCTCAATTAGCAGCCTTTATTAACTTTAAAACTTATCAACCAGCTAGCGCCTTTGAGTTTGGGCAAGAGATACAGTTGGCAGTGGCAAGATTACAACAAGCACGCAACAAAGGTGAAAAAATAGCCATTTGGGGAGACTTTGACGCTGATGGAATTACTGCAACTGCTGTTTTGTGGGATGGTTTAGGGCAATTTTTTCAGCAACATCAACAGTTAGATTATTACATTCCTAATCGACTCAAAGAATCCCACGGATTGAATGAAGCTGGTATTGCTAATTTAGCCAAGCAAGGTTGTACATTAATCGTCACCTGCGACACAGGTAGTACAAATATTGATGAAATTATCTATGCCCAAAAATTAGGTATAGATATCATAGTGACAGACCATCACACCTTACCCCCAGAACGTCCACCAGTCACAGCAATTATTAACCCCCGTTATTTACCCAACGAACATCAGCTATTTCATTTATCAGGTGTGGGAGTAGCTTATAAATTAATAGAAGCCCTTTATAAATCCTTACCTGATGTACCCCAAAATCCTTTAGAAGATTTACTCGATTTAGTTGCAGTCGGATTAATCGCTGATTTGGTACAACTAAGTGGAGATTGTCGTTATTTAGCACAGTTGGGTATTCAGAGACTGCAAGCCGATTTTCAACAACCACCAGCAGCCAGGCGTAGACCAGGGGTAGGGCGATTATTAGAATTGTGCCAGAGGAGTGGCGATCGCCCCACAGATATTTCTTTTGGTTTAGGGCCACGCATTAACGCTGTCAGCCGTATTCAAGGTGATGCTAGCTTCTGTGTAGAACTATTAACCAGTCGTGATATCAATCGCTGTCATCAATTAGCTGAAGTCACAGAACTAGCCAACACCAGGCGTAAATCTTTACAGAAAGACGTACAAGCACAAGTCACCCAAAAACTTACACAGTTAGACTTATCCACCACCAGCGTCATCGTCCTCGAAGACCCCCAATGGCCAGCAGGCGTATTAGGCCTAGTCGCCGGACAAGTCGCCCAAGAAACAGGTCGCCCCACAATTTTATTAAGTACTGAGGGACTAGAGAATGAGCAAGATTCTTCCCCATCCCTCGCCCGTGGTTCAGCCCGTTCAGTGAATTCTGTTGATTTATATCAATTGGTGAAGCACCAAGCACATCTATTACATCGTTTTGGCGGACATCCCTTTGCAGCTGGGTTGAGTTTGTTAGCCCAAAATATTCCCCTATTTACCCAAGCAATTAATCAGCAACTACGGCAAACCTTAGGTAGTGTCAATCTCACCCCAACAGTACAAGCAGATATAGCAGTCACAGTTGCAGACTTAGGTAAAGAGTTATTTTTAGAATTAAAATTGCTAGAACCTTGCGGTATGGGCAACCCTGTTCCCAAACTCTTGATTCAAAATTGCTGGTTTGAAAATGCTTGGCATCGCAATCAACAAGATTCGCAAGGCAAAAAAGTACAGTATATTAAAGCCGAATTTGATATCCGTGACGACTCCAGCAAAAATCCCTTTCCCGGTATTTGGTGGGGACATTACAAAGATGAATTACCCATAGGTAGATGTGATTGCATAGCGGAATTAGACTACAACACCTTTAAAAAACGCTACGAAATCAGATTAATCGCCGTCCGTCCCAACCCTAACTCAGAACTCAAAACCCAACACTCAACCCAAATTCTCGACTGGCGCAACCTCCCTAGTCCTCAATCTCCAGCACCCAATACCCAGTCCCTCATCCTAGAAGAATGCCCCATGAATTGGGATGATTTACGCGCCTGGTGGCGGCGATCGCTCTATAATAATCAACAATTAGTCCTTGCTTGGTCTAAACCCAGTCTGCAACCACCACAAGAAATTTGGCTAACCCTAGTTGGTATTGCTAAATATCTCAGTCGCACAAATCAATTAGCAACCCGTATACAAATTTTAGAAAAACTGAAAATTAGCGACAGAAGCTTACTTCTAGGCATCAAAGCTTTAAAATATTGGGGCTTTACAGTCACAAGACAAGATCGTTCTTTGCAATTTATATGGAGTCCTAATACTATCATTGACAGCAGCGCCGATACTGCTATTGCAGAGTTTTTAGCCACCGTCAGCGAAGAACAATTTCAGCAGAAATATTTTGCCGAAGTACCTTTGTCTACAGTCATGGCAATGGTAAATAGGGTTTAA
- a CDS encoding PD-(D/E)XK nuclease family protein has product MLTTDNQLIRLSQGQLNLLETCPRKFQHTHLEQLNSPLDPDHTDKLTLGSRFHLLMQQQEMGLPIDSFLQADTQLQNWMSGFANAAPEILTPATDRQTFRESEHYRTLQFQDYLLTVIYDLLIADHQQAQIFDWKTYPKPPDKRKLAQNWQTRLYMYVLAETSQYSPENISMTYWFVQSQGKPQNIQFTYSHNLHTQTAKKLHQLLDQLTKWLNNYQQGTLFPQVPVNSKACDYCQFAKKCDRLLPTVGHKLNSSESNSLEITAQAINKSFPALDAIEEVSI; this is encoded by the coding sequence ATGCTGACAACTGACAATCAATTAATACGTCTGTCCCAAGGACAACTGAATTTACTCGAAACCTGTCCGCGTAAATTTCAACATACCCACTTAGAACAACTCAACTCACCTTTAGATCCCGACCATACGGACAAACTAACTTTAGGTAGCCGCTTTCACTTGTTAATGCAGCAACAAGAAATGGGTTTGCCAATTGATAGTTTCTTGCAAGCTGATACCCAACTACAAAACTGGATGTCTGGTTTTGCTAATGCAGCACCAGAAATTCTTACCCCAGCAACCGATAGACAAACTTTCCGAGAAAGTGAACACTACCGCACTCTACAATTTCAAGACTATTTACTCACGGTTATCTACGATTTATTAATTGCAGACCACCAACAAGCCCAAATTTTCGACTGGAAAACATACCCTAAACCACCAGACAAACGCAAATTAGCCCAGAATTGGCAAACGCGTTTATATATGTATGTATTAGCTGAAACTAGCCAATACTCACCCGAAAATATTTCGATGACTTACTGGTTTGTACAATCTCAAGGTAAACCTCAAAATATTCAATTTACTTACAGTCATAATTTACACACTCAAACAGCGAAAAAACTTCATCAATTACTAGATCAATTAACTAAATGGCTAAATAATTATCAACAAGGAACTTTATTTCCCCAAGTACCAGTAAATAGTAAAGCCTGTGATTATTGCCAATTTGCTAAAAAGTGCGATCGCCTCCTACCGACAGTCGGTCATAAACTAAATAGTAGCGAATCAAATTCTCTGGAAATCACAGCACAAGCAATCAATAAATCTTTCCCTGCTCTTGACGCTATTGAAGAAGTATCAATTTAG